The Dyella caseinilytica genome has a window encoding:
- the rimP gene encoding ribosome maturation factor RimP, translating to MDTQALAQRFTEVLADLQLECLGVEFSPSQGQSTLRVYLDADGREVTLDDCEAASRELSAMLDVEDPIPGHYLLEVSSPGIDRPLFTVGQFAKVVGKEVKVLLTAPLEGRRRLRGKVASVEGSLIALEAEGKVFQFGHDAVESARIVPDWVALGYVPQPKPGGRKPGKKK from the coding sequence ATGGACACGCAAGCTCTAGCACAACGTTTTACCGAGGTTTTGGCTGATCTGCAGTTGGAATGTCTCGGCGTGGAATTCAGCCCTTCGCAGGGGCAGAGTACGTTGCGTGTGTATCTGGATGCGGATGGGCGCGAAGTCACGCTCGACGACTGCGAAGCGGCTAGCCGCGAGCTGTCGGCGATGCTCGACGTTGAAGACCCGATCCCCGGGCATTACTTATTGGAAGTGTCCTCGCCGGGTATCGACCGTCCACTCTTCACGGTCGGTCAGTTCGCCAAGGTGGTTGGTAAGGAAGTGAAGGTGCTGTTGACAGCGCCGCTCGAAGGCCGCCGCCGCTTGCGCGGCAAAGTGGCCTCGGTGGAAGGCAGCCTGATTGCGCTGGAAGCCGAAGGCAAAGTGTTTCAATTCGGGCACGACGCAGTGGAAAGCGCGCGTATCGTGCCGGACTGGGTGGCGCTCGGGTATGTGCCGCAGCCCAAACCCGGCGGTCGCAAGCCGGGTAAGAAGAAATGA
- the nuoN gene encoding NADH-quinone oxidoreductase subunit NuoN: protein MPTFNDILIMVPEFYLVAAACVLLLADAFLPENQRGITIHWASIFVLAAGIYLVMAHQPDGAVTAFNGMFIRDGMAEILKVFALLSTILVFIYAKPYLSDRKLFVGEFYTLMIFAVIGVMLLVSAGNLIMIYLGLELLTLSSYALVALNRDSQLSSEAAIKYFVLGALASGMLLYGMSMVYGATGTLDLAQLRDAIPHSQMPHLLVFGLIFMIIGIAFKLGAAPFHMWIPDVYQGSPTAVTVFIGSAPKLAAFGMAFRLLGTGMADLSQHWQLMLAVLAVLSLAIGNLVAIVQTNLKRLLAYSTISHMGYLLLGLVNAGPEGYSSAMFYAISYALMSTAAFGVILALSRAGFECEEIDDFKGLNQRSPWMAFLMLLCMFSLAGVPPMFGFFAKLLVLQAAIHAGMMWLAIVGAVFAIIGLYYYLHVVKVMYFDKPVEGTEVRLQPDVTLRLALSLNALVLLVLGVYWGPLLGWCKQAFVG, encoded by the coding sequence ATGCCGACTTTTAACGACATTCTCATCATGGTGCCAGAGTTCTATCTGGTTGCCGCGGCGTGTGTGCTCCTGCTTGCAGATGCCTTCCTGCCGGAAAACCAGCGTGGCATCACGATTCACTGGGCGTCGATCTTCGTGCTCGCCGCCGGCATCTACCTGGTCATGGCTCACCAGCCTGACGGCGCTGTAACCGCGTTCAACGGTATGTTCATCCGCGACGGAATGGCGGAGATCCTCAAGGTCTTTGCCTTGCTGAGCACCATCCTGGTGTTCATCTATGCCAAGCCCTACCTGAGTGACCGAAAGCTGTTTGTCGGCGAGTTCTACACGCTGATGATCTTCGCGGTGATCGGCGTGATGCTGCTGGTATCGGCTGGCAACCTGATCATGATTTACCTGGGTCTGGAACTGCTGACACTCTCGTCGTACGCGCTGGTTGCACTAAACCGCGATTCGCAGCTTTCGTCGGAAGCCGCCATCAAGTACTTCGTGCTGGGCGCGTTGGCCTCGGGCATGCTGTTGTATGGCATGTCGATGGTCTACGGTGCCACCGGTACGCTGGATCTGGCGCAACTGCGTGATGCGATCCCGCATAGCCAGATGCCGCATCTGCTGGTGTTCGGCCTGATCTTCATGATCATCGGTATTGCATTCAAGCTGGGTGCTGCGCCGTTCCACATGTGGATTCCAGACGTCTACCAAGGCTCGCCTACTGCCGTAACCGTGTTCATCGGTTCCGCACCAAAGCTGGCGGCATTCGGTATGGCGTTCCGCTTGCTCGGGACCGGCATGGCTGATCTGTCGCAGCACTGGCAGTTGATGCTGGCGGTATTGGCTGTGCTCTCGCTGGCAATCGGCAACTTGGTTGCCATTGTGCAGACCAATCTGAAGCGTCTGCTTGCGTACTCGACCATTTCCCACATGGGTTACCTGTTGCTGGGTCTGGTCAATGCAGGGCCGGAAGGTTATTCCTCGGCGATGTTCTATGCGATCAGCTATGCGCTGATGTCGACGGCTGCCTTCGGTGTGATTCTTGCGCTGAGCCGTGCGGGTTTCGAGTGTGAAGAAATCGACGACTTCAAGGGCTTGAATCAGCGTTCGCCGTGGATGGCGTTCTTGATGCTGCTGTGTATGTTCTCGTTGGCGGGTGTGCCGCCGATGTTTGGCTTCTTCGCCAAGCTGCTCGTGCTGCAAGCTGCGATCCACGCCGGCATGATGTGGTTGGCTATCGTGGGTGCTGTGTTCGCCATCATCGGTTTGTACTACTACCTGCATGTTGTGAAGGTGATGTATTTCGACAAGCCGGTGGAAGGAACCGAAGTGCGTCTTCAGCCTGATGTCACCCTGCGTCTTGCGCTGTCGCTGAATGCGTTGGTGTTGCTGGTGCTGGGTGTGTACTGGGGCCCGCTGCTGGGCTGGTGCAAGCAGGCATTTGTCGGTTGA